One genomic region from Candidatus Chlorobium masyuteum encodes:
- a CDS encoding multidrug effflux MFS transporter, giving the protein MARKKRAEPGFAEFITLTALMMSLVALSIDTMLPALADIGKELGVHEENTNQLILSILFLGMASGQLLYGPISDSTGRKPAIYLGYALFITGTLFSLVAQNFPVMLAGRFLQGFGTAGPRIVSIAIVRDRYEGSSMARVMSFVMTVFILVPIVAPAIGQGIVVLSGWRAIFGTFLVFALLSIAWFALRQPETLKPENRIPFSFKRMTATIRSILENRSALGYTVTAGLVSGYFLGYLNSAQQIFQEEYALGERFPLYFAALALSIGSASFVNARLLLHHSMQSLSRKALLTIGTLSVAFLLLILLQENHPPLWQLMLYLFLTFFSTGILFGNLNALAMETLGSIAGIGSGIVGSLSTFISLIVGTAIGQSYNGTVLPLTTGFFILSIISLGAMHWAEKEKQLTHHPAD; this is encoded by the coding sequence ATGGCGCGTAAAAAACGGGCCGAGCCGGGATTTGCGGAGTTCATTACACTCACGGCTCTGATGATGTCACTCGTCGCCCTGTCGATTGATACCATGCTGCCTGCGCTCGCTGATATCGGCAAGGAGCTGGGTGTCCATGAGGAGAATACAAACCAGCTCATCCTCTCCATACTCTTTCTCGGCATGGCCTCCGGCCAGTTGCTCTACGGCCCGATATCCGACAGCACCGGCCGAAAACCGGCGATCTATCTGGGATACGCGCTCTTCATCACCGGCACTCTCTTCTCGCTTGTCGCACAAAACTTTCCGGTCATGCTTGCAGGCAGGTTCCTCCAGGGATTCGGAACAGCGGGCCCCCGCATTGTCTCCATTGCCATTGTGCGCGACCGGTACGAAGGCAGTTCCATGGCCCGTGTCATGTCATTTGTCATGACCGTCTTTATTCTGGTGCCGATTGTCGCTCCGGCTATCGGGCAGGGAATAGTAGTGCTCTCAGGCTGGCGAGCAATCTTCGGCACCTTTCTCGTTTTTGCACTCCTCTCGATTGCCTGGTTTGCACTCCGCCAACCCGAAACCCTGAAGCCGGAAAACCGGATTCCCTTCTCGTTTAAACGGATGACCGCTACAATCCGCTCGATTCTTGAGAACCGCAGCGCACTCGGTTACACCGTAACCGCCGGTCTTGTGTCCGGTTATTTTCTCGGTTACCTGAACTCGGCACAGCAGATTTTTCAGGAAGAGTATGCTCTCGGTGAACGGTTTCCGCTCTATTTTGCAGCTCTGGCACTCTCGATTGGCAGCGCATCATTTGTCAATGCCCGGCTTTTACTGCATCACTCCATGCAGTCACTCTCCAGAAAGGCGCTCCTGACCATCGGCACCCTTTCAGTAGCCTTCCTTTTGCTGATTCTGCTGCAGGAGAACCATCCCCCCCTCTGGCAGCTCATGCTCTACCTGTTTCTCACCTTTTTCAGTACCGGCATTCTTTTCGGCAACCTCAATGCACTGGCCATGGAAACCCTCGGCAGCATTGCCGGTATCGGTTCCGGTATTGTCGGCTCACTCTCGACCTTTATTTCACTCATCGTCGGCACCGCAATCGGCCAGAGCTATAACGGCACCGTGCTTCCCCTCACCACCGGCTTCTTCATACTCAGCATCATATCACTTGGAGCCATGCACTGGGCAGAAAAAGAAAAACAGCTCACGCATCACCCGGCTGACTGA